In Stigmatopora nigra isolate UIUO_SnigA chromosome 2, RoL_Snig_1.1, whole genome shotgun sequence, a single window of DNA contains:
- the il34 gene encoding interleukin-34, producing MVQRFTPVHLLGALSGLFLLLPVSMAPTPPSMCTPLRTLNESLSHRRRYMKHYFPVNYTIRVHQEEIFKISNIRKMKLQVNDLEELHLQRMWFLVNHSVLKRIIRVLPERHPSRPYTTTLERRLQDAEGVFVQSHPPEAFQQELPGAIQDIWDCLTEESGRVPESSWRSASPKSLLDNLCHTMHCLYTECFANTETQDHLDFSSCKKKPPTANS from the exons ATGGTCCAACGGTTCACCCCAGTCCACCTGCTGGGAGCCCTCTCGG gcctgtTTCTGCTCCTGCCTGTTTCAATGGCACCAACACCTCCAAGCATGTGCACTCCTTTGAGGACACTTAATGAAAGTCTGAGCCACAGGCGACGATACATG AAGCATTATTTTCCTGTCAACTACACCATTAGGGTTCATCAAGAggaaatttttaaaatatctaacATTAGGAAAATG AAGTTACAGGTGAATGATTTAGAAGAACTTCACCTACAGAGGATGTGGTTCCTTGTAAACCACAGCGTCTTGAAAAGG ATTATCCGGGTGTTGCCAGAGAGACATCCTTCACGTCCTTACACGACAACGTTGGAGAGACGTCTTCAAGACGCCGAGGGAGTCTTTGTGCAGTCGCATCCTCCAGAG GCATTCCAGCAGGAGCTTCCAGGGGCAATCCAGGACATTTGGGATTGTTTAACAGAAGAGTCAGGCAGAGTGCCTGAATCCAGCTGGAGGTCTGCTTCGCCAAAATCTCTTTTGGACAATTTGTGTCACACCATGCATTGCCTTTACACTGAGTGCTTTGCCAACACAGAAACACAGGACC aCTTGGATTTCTCCAGTTGTAAGAAAAAGCCTCCAACGGCAAATAGCTGA